A single genomic interval of Oncorhynchus mykiss isolate Arlee chromosome 13, USDA_OmykA_1.1, whole genome shotgun sequence harbors:
- the socs7 gene encoding suppressor of cytokine signaling 7 isoform X1, whose product MNNAQDMSPDFVLMRLVSAAEDDRLDEENGNLSSGGVVAGLGKEVLAHSNMKGGLEFSRDPKTGLAHSGHLSSLNNAQQSCGTAAPDTGVMATRPSVSITLPPQSAMEAKGFEFAHRGGLRPQLLVFPNILRDGEEILDRESDGRNQSREHNGLDKTSGSVSDISGGINNNTLSAGDTQQQNHLSRSWGLHPRVALSTVAADIEGGELCHRHRLITNPLDWPPLSDKSNPLTMIESKWGCTTGELPNGPVFDLARRFGELGLGAVPKILFKDGEMPQCSCQGAHGPAPAGMGHGDDPTETSDALLVLEGLGTGDVGITGCPEDDSDESRARRVQKMSGAFSLSSFQAELTRQMEGVAGEPCPSAHGDAQVCSLHGNAPNPTQPSPGDTEQNPEVSKLPGASAATPSSDRPVSPNPSQASTPRKRADKCVSAPRTPNGRGSDGEKTLKVPGKSRKGSLKIRLSKLFRTKSCSGSNSLLDKRPSVAFSISSAGSLTDMASGSGGEHDVDSQPRMTRAQSAFSPASFAPFTGETVSLVDVDISRRGANTRHPPTPPPPPRRSLSLLDDIGGPQPGPFLVGVMGASLQSLPLPLPPPHPSHATIQHSISLNDAFLRALPHSTSSQLLSAPPSSRLAPPPRLCPLRRPEASNFTASLRELEKCGWYWGPMNWEDAEMKLKGKPDGAFLVRDSSDPRYILSLSFRSQGVTHHTRMEHYRGTFSLWCHPKFEDRCHSVVEFIERAIMHSKNGKFLYFLRSRVPGLPPTPVQLLYPVSRFSNVKSLQHLCRFCIRQMVRIDHIQELPLPKPLIMYLRKFYYYDAEEEMYLSIKSIRPGAGVEQVAESQT is encoded by the exons ATGAACAACGCGCAAGATATGTCTCCCGATTTTGTCTTGATGCGCCTGGTTTCCGCGGCCGAGGATGACCGCTTAGACGAGGAGAATGGGAATCTGTCGTCGGGTGGAGTGGTGGCAGGACTCGGTAAAGAGGTCTTGGCTCATAGCAACATGAAAGGGGGCTTGGAATTCTCCCGAGATCCCAAGACAGGCCTCGCGCATTCCGGGCATCTCTCTTCGCTGAACAATGCACAACAGAGCTGCGGAACGGCGGCACCTGACACCGGGGTGATGGCAACTAGACCTTCGGTGTCTATTACTCTTCCTCCACAGAGCGCTATGGAGGCCAAGGGCTTTGAGTTCGCTCACAGAGGCGGCTTACGGCCTCAGCTCCTTGTGTTTCCTAACATATTGAGGGATGGTGAGGAGATTTTAGACCGTGAATCCGACGGTCGGAATCAGTCGAGGGAACATAATGGTTTGGACAAGACCTCCGGCTCTGTCTCCGACATAAGCGGAGGCATCAATAACAACACGCTCAGCGCCGGCGACACGCAACAGCAGAACCATCTGTCCCGGAGCTGGGGTCTGCATCCCCGGGTGGCATTATCCACGGTTGCTGCCGATATCGAGGGAGGTGAGCTATGTCATCGGCACCGTTTGATCACCAACCCATTAGACTGGCCTCCCTTATCGGATAAATCCAATCCTCTCACCATGATAGAGTCGAAATGGGGGTGCACAACCGGGGAACTGCCCAACGGCCCAGTGTTCGACCTGGCCAGAAGGTTCGGGGAGCTGGGGCTCGGCGCGGTACCCAAGATATTATTCAAGGACGGGGAGATGCCCCAGTGCTCGTGTCAGGGTGCACATGGGCCGGCACCTGCGGGGATGGGGCATGGGGATGACCCGACTGAGACTAGCGATGCTTTGTTGGTGCTGGAGGGGCTGGGGACTGGGGACGTGGGTATCACTGGCTGCCCGGAGGACGATTCGGATGAAAGTCGAGCACGTCGAGTTCAAAAGATGTCCGGTGCATTTTCTCTCAGTAGCTTTCAAGCAGAGTTGACCAGACAGATGGAAGGGGTGGCTGGAGAACCTTGTCCGTCGGCGCACGGTGACGCACAAGTATGTAGCCTGCATGGAAACGCACCTAACCCAACTCAACCGAGCCCGGGAGATACAGAACAGAATCCGGAGGTGTCGAAATTACCTGGGGCCTCTGCGGCTACACCAAGCTCGGACCGACCTGTCAGTCCAAACCCTAGCCAGGCATCAACACCCCGGAAGCGGGCAGACAAGTGCGTCAGTGCGCCCCGGACTCCAAACGGTCGGGGAAGCGACGGAGAGAAAACACTAAAAGTTCCAGGGAAGTCCAGAAAGGGTTCACTTAAAATACGCCTGAGTAAACTTTTCAGAACTAAAAGCTGTAGTGGTTCCAATAGCCTTCTGGATAAGAGGCCATCAGTGGCCTTTTCAATCTCCTCCGCTGGAAGTCTGACGGATATGGCCAGTGGAAGTGGTGGGGAGCATGACGTGGACAG CCAACCCAGAATGACCAGGGCCCAAAGTGCCTTCTCTCCTGCTTCCTTTGCTCCTTTCACTG GTGAGACTGTTTCATTGGTGGATGTGGATATTTCGAGGAGAGGAGCGAACACTCGGCACCCTCCCACGCCTCCACCTCCGCCACGCAGAAGTCTCAGTCTATTAG ATGACATAGGTGGGCCGCAGCCTGGTCCTTTCCTAGTGGGTGTTATGGGGGCCTCCCTACagtccctccccctgcctcttcctcctcctcatccctcccatgCCACCATCCAGCATAGTATCAGCCTCAATG ATGCATTCCTCCGGGCCCTGCCTCACTCCACCTCTTCACAGCTCCTCTCAGCTCCTCCCTCTTCCAGGTTGGCCCCGCCCCCAAGGCTCTGTCCTCTGAGGCGGCCTGAGGCCAGCAACTTCACCGCTAGTCTGAGAGAGCTGGAAAAG TGCGGCTGGTATTGGGGTCCTATGAACTGGGAAGATGCAGAGATGAAGTTGAAGGGGAAGCCTGACGGGGCGTTCCTGGTGAGGGACAGCTCTGACCCCCGCTACATCCTCAGCCTCAGCTTCCGCTCCCAGGGAGTCACACACCATACGCGCATGGAGCACTACAGAG GGACATTCAGCTTGTGGTGTCACCCCAAGTTTGAGGACCGATGTCATTCTGTGGTGGAGTTTATCGAGCGAGCCATCATGCACTCCAAGAATGGAAAATTCCTCTACTTCCTGCGATCACGTGTGCCAG ggctCCCCCCTACCCCGGTGCAGCTGCTCTACCCAGTGTCCCGGTTCAGC
- the socs7 gene encoding suppressor of cytokine signaling 7 isoform X2, translated as MNNAQDMSPDFVLMRLVSAAEDDRLDEENGNLSSGGVVAGLGKEVLAHSNMKGGLEFSRDPKTGLAHSGHLSSLNNAQQSCGTAAPDTGVMATRPSVSITLPPQSAMEAKGFEFAHRGGLRPQLLVFPNILRDGEEILDRESDGRNQSREHNGLDKTSGSVSDISGGINNNTLSAGDTQQQNHLSRSWGLHPRVALSTVAADIEGGELCHRHRLITNPLDWPPLSDKSNPLTMIESKWGCTTGELPNGPVFDLARRFGELGLGAVPKILFKDGEMPQCSCQGAHGPAPAGMGHGDDPTETSDALLVLEGLGTGDVGITGCPEDDSDESRARRVQKMSGAFSLSSFQAELTRQMEGVAGEPCPSAHGDAQVCSLHGNAPNPTQPSPGDTEQNPEVSKLPGASAATPSSDRPVSPNPSQASTPRKRADKCVSAPRTPNGRGSDGEKTLKVPGKSRKGSLKIRLSKLFRTKSCSGSNSLLDKRPSVAFSISSAGSLTDMASGSGGEHDVDSQPRMTRAQSAFSPASFAPFTGETVSLVDVDISRRGANTRHPPTPPPPPRRSLSLLDAFLRALPHSTSSQLLSAPPSSRLAPPPRLCPLRRPEASNFTASLRELEKCGWYWGPMNWEDAEMKLKGKPDGAFLVRDSSDPRYILSLSFRSQGVTHHTRMEHYRGTFSLWCHPKFEDRCHSVVEFIERAIMHSKNGKFLYFLRSRVPGLPPTPVQLLYPVSRFSNVKSLQHLCRFCIRQMVRIDHIQELPLPKPLIMYLRKFYYYDAEEEMYLSIKSIRPGAGVEQVAESQT; from the exons ATGAACAACGCGCAAGATATGTCTCCCGATTTTGTCTTGATGCGCCTGGTTTCCGCGGCCGAGGATGACCGCTTAGACGAGGAGAATGGGAATCTGTCGTCGGGTGGAGTGGTGGCAGGACTCGGTAAAGAGGTCTTGGCTCATAGCAACATGAAAGGGGGCTTGGAATTCTCCCGAGATCCCAAGACAGGCCTCGCGCATTCCGGGCATCTCTCTTCGCTGAACAATGCACAACAGAGCTGCGGAACGGCGGCACCTGACACCGGGGTGATGGCAACTAGACCTTCGGTGTCTATTACTCTTCCTCCACAGAGCGCTATGGAGGCCAAGGGCTTTGAGTTCGCTCACAGAGGCGGCTTACGGCCTCAGCTCCTTGTGTTTCCTAACATATTGAGGGATGGTGAGGAGATTTTAGACCGTGAATCCGACGGTCGGAATCAGTCGAGGGAACATAATGGTTTGGACAAGACCTCCGGCTCTGTCTCCGACATAAGCGGAGGCATCAATAACAACACGCTCAGCGCCGGCGACACGCAACAGCAGAACCATCTGTCCCGGAGCTGGGGTCTGCATCCCCGGGTGGCATTATCCACGGTTGCTGCCGATATCGAGGGAGGTGAGCTATGTCATCGGCACCGTTTGATCACCAACCCATTAGACTGGCCTCCCTTATCGGATAAATCCAATCCTCTCACCATGATAGAGTCGAAATGGGGGTGCACAACCGGGGAACTGCCCAACGGCCCAGTGTTCGACCTGGCCAGAAGGTTCGGGGAGCTGGGGCTCGGCGCGGTACCCAAGATATTATTCAAGGACGGGGAGATGCCCCAGTGCTCGTGTCAGGGTGCACATGGGCCGGCACCTGCGGGGATGGGGCATGGGGATGACCCGACTGAGACTAGCGATGCTTTGTTGGTGCTGGAGGGGCTGGGGACTGGGGACGTGGGTATCACTGGCTGCCCGGAGGACGATTCGGATGAAAGTCGAGCACGTCGAGTTCAAAAGATGTCCGGTGCATTTTCTCTCAGTAGCTTTCAAGCAGAGTTGACCAGACAGATGGAAGGGGTGGCTGGAGAACCTTGTCCGTCGGCGCACGGTGACGCACAAGTATGTAGCCTGCATGGAAACGCACCTAACCCAACTCAACCGAGCCCGGGAGATACAGAACAGAATCCGGAGGTGTCGAAATTACCTGGGGCCTCTGCGGCTACACCAAGCTCGGACCGACCTGTCAGTCCAAACCCTAGCCAGGCATCAACACCCCGGAAGCGGGCAGACAAGTGCGTCAGTGCGCCCCGGACTCCAAACGGTCGGGGAAGCGACGGAGAGAAAACACTAAAAGTTCCAGGGAAGTCCAGAAAGGGTTCACTTAAAATACGCCTGAGTAAACTTTTCAGAACTAAAAGCTGTAGTGGTTCCAATAGCCTTCTGGATAAGAGGCCATCAGTGGCCTTTTCAATCTCCTCCGCTGGAAGTCTGACGGATATGGCCAGTGGAAGTGGTGGGGAGCATGACGTGGACAG CCAACCCAGAATGACCAGGGCCCAAAGTGCCTTCTCTCCTGCTTCCTTTGCTCCTTTCACTG GTGAGACTGTTTCATTGGTGGATGTGGATATTTCGAGGAGAGGAGCGAACACTCGGCACCCTCCCACGCCTCCACCTCCGCCACGCAGAAGTCTCAGTCTATTAG ATGCATTCCTCCGGGCCCTGCCTCACTCCACCTCTTCACAGCTCCTCTCAGCTCCTCCCTCTTCCAGGTTGGCCCCGCCCCCAAGGCTCTGTCCTCTGAGGCGGCCTGAGGCCAGCAACTTCACCGCTAGTCTGAGAGAGCTGGAAAAG TGCGGCTGGTATTGGGGTCCTATGAACTGGGAAGATGCAGAGATGAAGTTGAAGGGGAAGCCTGACGGGGCGTTCCTGGTGAGGGACAGCTCTGACCCCCGCTACATCCTCAGCCTCAGCTTCCGCTCCCAGGGAGTCACACACCATACGCGCATGGAGCACTACAGAG GGACATTCAGCTTGTGGTGTCACCCCAAGTTTGAGGACCGATGTCATTCTGTGGTGGAGTTTATCGAGCGAGCCATCATGCACTCCAAGAATGGAAAATTCCTCTACTTCCTGCGATCACGTGTGCCAG ggctCCCCCCTACCCCGGTGCAGCTGCTCTACCCAGTGTCCCGGTTCAGC
- the LOC110485885 gene encoding probable G-protein coupled receptor 158 produces the protein MAPPTGVDLRMGPVWLLLLLLTPLLSAQVSIVSELVTTAESEDPTSSVVSATGESGIPYSPDPSGSVTTPSEAPEEDWTPAEVFLYSGDNSVLEIVECDRAYSLTGQNGPLPRGFYGPLRPSMDALANTANFLNMILQASDLRESSVREDMEWYHAMVRALLEADPLIRQALLTFDADPASTAPQLVLRASRNPAPPRYQNILLQDLSSQWESLHLPAPAPDDTWFSSFKFPASSNQPTSALSKRVLLNDLSTLDTPKWVQGDSYVTNRSGVRWANGPFLECEDGRFLPGWLLTLSTSFYGLKPDLSPEFRGVIRVDVNVQGFDVNQCATGDAWFANTHQCNRTTMECEPITGQGFRLGQYCCRCKEGYYSPPMDEGGALNGSGGEGGGVCYPALPICLPCWPGCRRCEDGTPCWVEEDWFLRAGVLAVQGFFMLLVFISMLVAYQFRCSRRIRASGLLLLETILFGSLLLYFPVFILYFKPSPFRCILLRWVRLLGFVIVYGTVTLKIYRVLKVFLSRTAQRVPYMSSIHLLRLLGVMVVTVSWFLCAWTAGVLQNRDRNVPLLIITNTSDGQGFSLCDLDRWDYMMAVAELMFLCWGSLLCSAVKPVPSAFHEPRYIGIAIHNELLLSSMFHLLRFVMPSLHPDWMLLLFFTHTHVTITVTLALLFMPKFLHVSRAGREEIAEEVYEDEVDLRRSGSYLNSSFTSAVWSDHSLDPDDIRDELKKLYGQLEVHKTKKMTANNPHLQKKRISRRGLGRSIIKRITEIPESMSRQCSRDGKEVNLGSRDVTHAESCKRAPDTFSINYKDEPVKQPSPVLRKSQSDYDYVTDKDPSLHDTMLRANLAKRCSQRSETDSLDIAPLVCKSASAQNLTVDNNLLLPGPTKLHKSLSLASSKAHSLEDTYRVGRNTPGEQRQSQQDIAIKDQTSSALVQSQSYDKAEVCPWELAEERPANKNQPHVTFAPSEEEPQSPESISSPILKHICPWDHLPVPNPAESPAGDSQGGEADCESPRPQAPISTSVPGSPKAANDTRVFSFRSSTQKWLSVKSFVGSVDASIKEKAKKETAGDTVKKQDSISRKSQGSVAAIAVIAALKLKTPSTSGAEAKSQSVSNLEKKCGVSSIDKRTQQKRSMTTGDVKPVLVKQAAIRLSSSDSSERSPRRIVVVQSTVYPWDSEDMQKDSVYENVFISRENTAHRTAKTPSTHRRGSQIRPALSFSQSEICPWDVPASSQQAPQRQQSTTADICPWEVEEPEEDPKAPARVSVCPWESEEVFKRQESVLGDVCPWEADVSAIPITSASKQSEKTPEGLNRKATDVCPWETDETPQISHGLKPQKSVRVDVCPWDVGDSFPEKVKVPIIYENVNPQEDKGLRNVPPKCQETIHANVCPWESEETPKSQDSERENVCPWEPTDTASMGKQDVQTKSTEQAKSASEKLSVPLAKACPWEFPDPQKDLTVLCPWEEESTMPPITIKITKRSFSQETTVAKTDICPWDIGDQEKTDGKDSPCTNVCPWETQGRTQADPKKTDSIQVNICPWETEKPEKTEQQDSSPAIVSIETGKTKRQDSLLADVCPWETGANDEPDKTKRRDGTQTDVGPWETEEPKKTEEKDGVKVDVCPWEPGETDKTNGQDSTEADISKETQKEKRRDSVRVNICPWETDVPEEPEKMKKQDSVRADVCVWETGPAEESENTQIQDSTKADICPWETRDPIEPEKIKKQESVREEESTMPPITIKITKRSFSQETTVAKTDICPWDIGDQEKTDGVSWETDEPEKSAEKEETILASGRQDVTETQGALSMEQGDAAEPAAGSTQGAEAAKANVPLARCDAMCPWEMEETKPPSSPSSITEHDNNSDIFTWDPENIPEEEEEEDDAESAAEAFVFPSDL, from the exons ATGGCCCCCCCAACGGGAGTGGATTTGAGAATGGGCCCTGTTTGGCTCCTCTTGTTGCTGCTCACACCCCTTCTTTCAGCACAGGTTAGCATAGTTTCTGAATTGGTGACTACAGCCGAGTCAGAGGACCCAACGTCATCCGTTGTGAGTGCTACAGGGGAGTCGGGCATCCCCTACAGCCCTGATCCCTCAGGGTCGGTCACGACCCCCTCGGAAGCCCCAGAGGAGGACTGGACGCCGGCAGAGGTCTTTCTCTACAGCGGGGACAACTCCGTCTTGGAGATAGTGGAGTGCGACCGGGCGTACAGTCTCACGGGTCAGAACGGCCCCCTGCCGCGAGGGTTCTATGGCCCCCTCCGACCGTCCATGGATGCCCTGGCCAACACGGCCAACTTCCTCAACATGATCCTCCAGGCCAGCGACCTGCGAGAGAGCAGTGTGCGAGAGGACATGGAGTGGTACCACGCCATGGTGCGCGCCCTTCTGGAGGCCGACCCCCTCATCCGGCAGGCCCTCCTCACCTTTGACGCCGACCCAGCCTCCACCGCCCCCCAGCTCGTGCTCCGCGCCTCCCGGAACCCTGCCCCCCCCAGGTACCAGAACATCCTCCTCCAGGACCTCTCTAGCCAATGGGAAAGTCTGCACCTCCCGGCCCCCGCACCCGACGACACCTGGTTCAGCAGTTTCAAGTTTCCCGCCTCCTCAAACCAGCCCACCTCAGCCCTATCTAAAAGAGTCCTCCTCAATGACCTCAGCACCCTGGACACGCCCAAATGGGTGCAGGGCGATAGCTATGTGACCAATCGCAGCGGTGTGCGCTGGGCCAACGGGCCATTCCTAGAGTGTGAGGACGGCCGCTTCCTGCCGGGCTGGCTGCTCACCCTATCCACTTCCTTCTACGGCCTGAAGCCCGACCTCAGCCCTGAGTTCAG GGGTGTAATCCGTGTGGATGTAAACGTACAGGGCTTTGATGTGAACCAGTGTGCCACGGGGGACGCTTGGTTTGCCAACACACACCAGTGCAACCGCACCACCATGGAG TGTGAGCCAATCACAGGCCAGGGATTCAGATTGGGCCAGTACTGCTGTCGCTGCAAAGAGGGATACTACAGCCCCCCAATGGACG AAGGTGGTGCTCTGAACGGCagtggtggggaggggggtggcGTGTGTTACCCGGCCCTGCCCATCTGTCTCCCCTGTTGGCCGGGCTGCAGGCGCTGCGAGGACGGCACCCCCTGTTGGGTAGAGGAGGACTGGTTCCTCAGAGCCGGGGTGCTGGCCGTCCAGGGCTTCTTCATGCTGCTGGTGTTCATCAGCATGCTGGTGGCCTACCAGTTCAGATGCAGCAGG AGGATTCGGGCATCGGGTCTCCTGCTTTTGGAGACCATCCTGTTTGGCTCTCTGCTCCTGTACTTCCCG GTTTTCATCCTGTACTTCAAGCCCAGCCCCTTCCGATGCATCCTGCTTCGCTGGGTGCGACTTCTGGGCTTTGTCATCGTCTATGGAACGGTAACACTGAAGATATATAG GGTTCTCAAGGTGTTCCTGTCGCGCACAGCCCAGAGAGTGCCCTACATGTCCAGCATACACCTGCTGAGGTTGCTGGGAGTCATGGTTGTGACCGTCAGCTGGTTCCTGTGTGCGTGGACCGCGGGCGTTCTACAGAACCGTGACCGTAACGTTCCGTTACTGATCATAACGAACACGTCGGATGGTCAGGGCTTCAGCCTCTGTGACCTAGACCGCTGGGACTACATGATGGCCGTGG CCGAGCTGATGTTTCTGTGCTGGGGCAGTTTACTGTGCAGTGCTGTGAAGCCAGTGCCCTCAGCTTTCCACGAGCCTCGCTACATAGGTATCGCCATACACAACGAGCTGCTGCTATCCTCCATGTTCCACCTGCTACG GTTTGTCATGCCCTCTCTGCATCCTGACTGGATGCTGTTGCTGTTCTTCACCCATACGCACGTTACTATCACTGTGACACTTGCCCTGCTCTTCATGCCCAAG TTCCTCCATGTGtcgagggcagggagagaggagattgCAGAGGAGGTGTATGAGGATGAGGTGGACTTGCGGCGATCCGGCTCGTACCTCAACAGCAGTTTTACCTCAGCAGTTTGGAGTGACCACAGCTTGGACCCCGATGACATTCGG GATGAGCTGAAGAAATTGTATGGTCAATTGGAGGTCCACAAGACCAAGAAGATGACAGCAAACAACCCCCACCTGCAGAAGAAGCGCATCTCTCGGCGCGGGCTGGGCCGGTCCATCATAAAGCGTATCACTGAGATCCCAGAGTCCATGAGCCGACAGTGCAGCCGTGACGGCAAAGAGGTCAACCTGGGCAGCAGGGATGTTACGCACGCCGAGTCCTGTAAGAGAGCGCCAGATACTTTTAGCATAAATTACAAAGATGAACCAGTAAAGCAGCCTTCACCGGTGCTGCGTAAATCTCAAAGTGACTATGACTATGTAACCGATAAAGACCCCTCCTTGCACGACACCATGTTAAGGGCGAATCTAGCTAAGAGATGCTCACAGCGCTCTGAGACAGACTCGCTGGATATCGCACCATTGGTCTGTAAGTCGGCCAGTGCCCAAAACCTTACAGTCGATAACAATCTCCTGCTTCCTGGACCTACAAAGCTACACAAGTCACTGAGTTTAGCGTCCAGTAAAGCCCACAGTCTGGAAGACACCTACCGGGTAGGCAGAAATACTCCAGGCGAGCAAAGGCAGTCCCAACAGGATATCGCTATCAAGGACCAGACCTCAAGTGCCCTTGTGCAATCCCAGTCTTATGACAAAGCCGAAGTGTGTCCCTGGGAGCTGGCGGAGGAACGCCCTGCCAATAAGAACCAGCCACACGTTACCTTTGCTCCCTCTGAGGAAGAACCACAGAGCCCAGAGAGTATATCATCACCAATACTGAAACATATTTGCCCCTGGGACCATTTACCAGTTCCTAACCCAGCAGAAAGTCCTGCTGGGGATTCACAAGGGGGAGAGGCAGATTGCGAGTCCCCGAGACCCCAGGCTCCCATCTCCACTAGTGTACCTGGGTCCCCAAAGGCCGCAAACGACACGCGGGTCTTCTCCTTCCGCTCTTCCACCCAGAAATGGCTCTCTGTCAAATCTTTCGTAGGATCTGTGGATGCAAGCATCAAGGAAAAGGCCAAAAAGGAGACAGCAGGAGATACGGTAAAGAAACAGGACTCAATATCACGAAAGAGCCAAGGGAGTGTAGCCGCCATCGCCGTCATCGCTGCATTAAAATTAAAAACTCCAAGCACTTCAGGCGCAGAAGCGAAATCGCAAAGTGTTTCAAACTTGGAGAAGAAATGTGGTGTTTCAAGCATAGACAAGAGGACACAGCAAAAAAGAAGTATGACAACAGGAGATGTGAAACCTGTCCTCGTGAAACAGGCTGCAATCAGACTGTCCTCAAGTGATTCCTCTGAAAGAAGTCCTAGGAGAATAGTGGTTGTACAGTCCACTGTCTATCCCTGGGACTCAGAGGACATGCAAAAGGACAGTGTGTATGAAAACGTGTTCATCTCAAGGGAAAACACTGCACATCGCACAGCTAAGACTCCTTCCACTCACAGAAGAGGTAGCCAAATTAGGCCTGCTCTGAGTTTTTCCCAATCAGAGATTTGCCCATGGGATGTTCCTGCTTCCTCCCAGCAGGCCCCACAGAGACAACAGAGCACCACAGCAGACATTTGCCCGTGGGAGGTGGAGGAACCAGAGGAGGATCCAAAGGCGCCTGCACGTGTCAGTGTATGTCCTTGGGAATCAGAAGAAGTATTTAAAAGACAGGAGAGTGTCCTGGGAGATGTATGCCCTTGGGAAGCTGATGTTTCCGCCATCCCAATTACCTCAGCGTCCAAACAGTCTGAGAAGACACCAGAGGGTCTGAACAGGAAAGCAACAGATGTATGTCCTTGGGAAACTGATGAAACCCCACAGATTTCTCACGGCCTGAAACCCCAAAAGAGTGTACGGGTTGATGTCTGCCCTTGGGATGTGGGGGATTCCTTCCCTGAAAAAGTAAAGGTGCCGATTATTTATGAAAATGTTAATCCACAGGAGGACAAGGGATTACGTAATGTGCCACCAAAATGTCAGGAGACAATACATGCCAATGTCTGTCCATGGGAATCTGAAGAGACACCAAAATCCCAAGACAGTGAACGGGAGAATGTCTGTCCTTGGGAACCAACAGACACGGCAAGCATGGGGAAACAAGATGTACAAACAAAAAGCACAGAGCAAGCTAAATCTGCATCTGAAAAACTAAGTGTCCCCTTAGCAAAAGCATGTCCATGGGAATTCCCTGACCCACAGAAAGATTTGACAGTACTTTGTCCTTGGGAAGAGGAGAGTACAATGCCACCCATAACCATAAAGATCACCAAAAGATCATTTTCCCAGGAGACCACTGTGGCAAAAACAGACATTTGTCCATGGGACATTGGTGACCAAGAAAAGACAGATGGAAAAGACAGCCCTTGTACAAATGTTTGTCCTTGGGAAACTCAAGGCAGAACTCAAGCTGATCCAAAAAAGACTGACAGCATCCAAGTAAATATTTGTCCTTGGGAGACTGAGAAACCAGAGAAAACAGAGCAGCAAGACAGCAGTCCGGCTATTGTCTCCATAGAAACAGGAAAGACTAAAAGACAAGACAGCCTTCTAGCAGATGTTTGTCCTTGGGAAACTGGGGCAAATGATGAGCCAGACAAGACAAAAAGACGAGATGGCACTCAAACGGACGTTGGTCCATGGGAAACTGAGGAGCCAAAAAAGACAGAGGAGAAAGATGGTGTCAAAGTTGATGTTTGTCCTTGGGAACCTGGAGAgacagacaagacaaatggacaaGACAGTACTGAAGCAGATATCTCCAAGGAAACACAAAAAGAGAAAAGACGAGACAGTGTTCGAGTTAATATTTGTCCTTGGGAAACTGATGTCCCCGAAGAACCAGAAAAGATGAAAAAGCAAGACAGTGTTCGGGCAGATGTTTGTGTATGGGAAACTGGTCCAGCTGAAGAGTCAGAAAATACTCAAATCCAGGACAGCACCAAGGCAGACATTTGTCCATGGGAGACCAGGGATCCTATAGAACCAGAGAAGATAAAAAAGCAAGAAAGTGTCCGAGAAGAGGAGAGTACAATGCCACCCATAACCATAAAGATCACCAAAAGATCATTTTCCCAGGAGACCACTGTGGCAAAAACAGACATTTGTCCATGGGACATTGGTGACCAAGAAAAGACAGATGGAGTATCATGGGAAACTGATGAACCAGAAAAGTCTGCAGAGAAAGAGGAAACTATCCTTGCCAGTGGCAGACAGGACGTCACAGAGACCCAGGGTGCACTCTCTATGGAACAGGGCGACGCTGCAGAACCTGCAGCCGGCAGCACGCAGGGGGCAGAGGCAGCCAAAGCTAACGTGCCCCTGGCTCGGTGTGATGCTATGTGCCCTTGGGAGATGGAAGAGACCAAACCACCATCATCCCCCTCATCCATCACAGAACACGACAATAACTCGGACATTTTTACATGGGATCCTGAAAACATTCccgaagaggaagaggaggaagacgatGCCGAAAGTGCTGCAGAAGCCTTCGTCTTCCCATCTGACTTGTAA